In Betta splendens chromosome 19, fBetSpl5.4, whole genome shotgun sequence, the following proteins share a genomic window:
- the vwa2 gene encoding von Willebrand factor A domain-containing protein 2 isoform X3 gives MLRVTPLSLPLLLLLLFQVQQGSSTQEIRTSRENLVKIDAAADVMQCSAAMDVLFLLDGSYSVGKGGFERSKHYAVKLCQALVTGPDQVRVGLIQFGSAPRLEFALDSHASKQELKKRIKNVSYRGGGTQTGLALKYILRKGFPGGRNSSSAAQILVLLSDGKSQGSAVQAAAQLKRTGVVLFAVGLRYPRWEELHALASEPPEAHVFFAEHFRDAVNGLYTTLTASSVCDASPPGCRAEPFACERRTLETVKELQGNFMCWKGSEGSAPYTSVCPHYRYSRVYRRHPSVCQRTLCADPCDSQPCLNGGTCVSEGPEGYRCVCPPGYGGDPLCAPALSLDCSVDLLFLLEGSAATTLEGFLRIKSFLKRFLQTVIGSDSPSKVGLAVFGGETRVDVPVGKFKGDLRALLKAVDALQLMGGRTLTGQALRHVTRHGFVSAPVFADVADDLPRVVVLLTATSAADEVVEPSKYARDREIFLIGVGPERLKEELNNITGNPQRTLTYTSPDRFTAKIPELRAKICSVDTQGCLGQAVDLVFALDASGGVGRENFATLRDFVRSLTVQFDINRDVAQVALVAYGRRATTVFRLDAHDSGSAVLKAVGEAGYAGGAASTGTALLHVHAGVLTVAQGARPGVNKAVVVVTDGSGGDDAAVPAQKIRDDGVSLFVIGIGDVQREKLLQIAGSEERVISVPFYEDLKYFEDVLVQMLCSEVKKPVNLCKPNPCMNAGVCVLSGGSYRCRCQNYEGPHCETKSSTPSRGDLPRAAALQKKSRKKKSHQELLHHYKLHRRRSSA, from the exons ATGCTCCGTGTTACACCGCTCTCCCTcccgttgctgctgctgctgcttttccaag TGCAGCAGGGCTCGTCCACGCAGGAGATCCGAACCAGCCGCGAGAACCTGGTGAAGATCGACGCGGCAGCAGACG TGATGCAGTGCTCAGCAGCGATGgacgtcctcttcctcctggacGGCTCCTACAGCGTGGGGAAGGGCGGCTTCGAGCGGTCCAAGCACTATGCAGTCAAGCTGTGTCAGGCGCTGGTTACAGGACCGGACcag GTGCGGGTCGGCCTGATTCAGTTCGGTTCTGCTCCTCGACTGGAGTTCGCCCTGGACTCGCACGCCTCCAAACAGGAACTGAAGAAGCGCATCAAGAATGTTTCCTACAG GGGCGGCGGCACCCAGACGGGCCTGGCGCTGAAGTACATCCTGAGGAAGGGTTTCCCAGGCGGCCGCAACTCCTCCAGCGCGGCCCAGATCCTGGTCCTGCTGTCCGACGGGAAGTCCCAGGGCAGCGCCGTGCAGGCGGCGGCTCAGCTCAAACGGACCGGCGTGGTTCTGTTTGCCGTGGGCCTCCGCTACCCCAG ATGGGAGGAGCTCCACGCTCTGGCCAGCGAGCCGCCGGAGGCCCACGTCTTCTTCGCCGAGCATTTCCGGGACGCCGTCAACGGCCTGTACACGACGCTGACCGCCTCCTCCGTCTGTGACGCCTCCCCTCCAG GCTGCCGGGCGGAGCCGTTCGCCTGCGAGCGGAGGACGCTGGAGAccgtgaaggagctgcaggggaACTTCATGTGTTGGAAAGGCTCCGAGGGCTCCGCCCCGTACACGTCGGTCTGCCCCCATTACAG GTACAGCCGGGTTTACAGGAGACATCCGTCCGTTTGCCAGCGAACTCTCTGCGCAG ACCCCTGTGACTCTCAGCCGTGTCTGAATGGTGGGACCTGTGTGTCAGAAGGTCCGGAGGGCTACCGCTGCGTGTGCCCCCCCGGCTATGGAGGAGACCCACTCTGTG CTCCTGCGTTGTCCCTGGACTGCTCCGTGGACCTGCTCTTCCTGCTGGAGGGCTCTGCTGCCACCACCCTGGAGGGTTTCCTGCGCATCAAATCCTTCTTAAAGCGCTTCCTGCAGACGGTGATCGGCTCCGACAGCCCCAGTAAAGTCGGCCTGGCGGTGTTCGGCGGAGAAACACGCGTGGACGTCCCGGTTGGCAAGTTCAAAGGGGACCTGAGGGCCCTGCTCAAGGCCGTGGATGCGCTCCAGCTGATGGGGGGCCGGACCCTGACCGGCCAGGCCCTTCGCCACGTCACGCGCCACGGCTTTGTGAGCGCGCCGGTCTTCGCCGACGTCGCCGACGACCTTCCTCGCGTGGTGGTCCTGCTGACGGCCACGTCTGCCGCCGACGAGGTCGTGGAGCCTTCAAAATATGCGCGCGACAGGGAAATCTTCCTCATTGGGGTGGGACCGGAGCGCTTAAAGGAGGAGTTGAATAATATCACGGGAAACCCCCAGAGGACGCTGACCTACACATCACCCGACAGGTTCACCGCCAAGATCCCTGAGCTCAGGGCCAAAATCTGCAGTGTGGACACACAAG GTTGTCTGGGCCAAGCTGTGGACTTGGTGTTCGCCCTGGACGCCTCCGGCGGCGTCGGCCGTGAGAACTTTGCCACGCTCCGGGACTTCGTGCGCAGCCTCACGGTCCAGTTCGACATCAACCGCGACGTGGCCCAGGTGGCCCTGGTGGCCTACGGCCGGCGAGCCACCACCGTGTTCCGCCTGGACGCCCACGACTCCGGCTCCGCCGTCCTCAAGGCCGTCGGCGAGGCCGGCTACGCGGGCGGCGCGGCCTCCACCGGCACCGCGCTGCTGCACGTCCACGCCGGCGTGCTGACGGTGGCCCAGGGGGCGCGGCCTGGGGTCAACAAGGCCGTGGTGGTGGTGACGGACGGCTCGGGGGGCGACGACGCCGCCGTGCCGGCGCAGAAGATCCGGGACGACGGCGTGTCGCTGTTCGTGATCGGCATCGGCGACGTGcagagggagaagctgctgcagatcgcCGGGTCGGAGGAGCGCGTGATCTCGGTGCCGTTTTACGAGGATCTCAAGTACTTCGAGGACGTGCTCGTCCAGATGCTGTGTTCAG AGGTCAAGAAACCAGTAAACCTGTGCAAACCCAACCCTTGCATGAACGCCGGGGTGTGCGTCCTGTCCGGGGGGAGCTACCGGTGCCGCTGCCAAAACTACGAAGGGCCGCACTGCGAAACCA AGAGCAGCACGCCTTCAAGGGGCGATCTGCCCAGGGCTGCGGCgctgcagaagaagagcaggaagaagaagagccaCCAGGAGCTCCTGCATCACTACAAACTGCACCGGAGGAGAAGTTCTGCCTGA
- the tdrd1 gene encoding tudor domain-containing protein 1 produces the protein MCLNVTLANFKLILPFSNVVCAHVQTTCHTCSAMKPTFLPNTIRPNPPLRKPSSHPVDPFPAVSPPGPVAMSGAKAAGPAFGQSPILSLFDKNKAAITGPTLSAVAMHLCSNCGHQGNFRCKRCKKTFYCSVACQTEDWKKHKDICKSIGSEPVIEKSKESSTFSNIVAPLKNAGISSSQRVYLKDLQVTEFVKEKDIQASVAEFYNPGRFFIYPQSSVLLDTLRSIGSELQKTYSRPTVVSYVPFAGEVCAAQYSCDMHWYRGLVQSLSTDHKMANILYIDFGNEEDVPVERIRPLASNFKQFCPCAIQCRIAGVEPVGDNWSDECCFAVRQMLAGKAISVRLVDILENLIHVVDVQLSVGKQLSTFLIEHSYAAEDTVSGSLTEQDIKDIESASWDNFKLQSSGTDDNSWAQPPEPLTQAVGDSFSVVVTHFQSPSEITVQKLDNARLIQELQLQLREHCNQVPSSQNFRPAPGTVCCAQFSEDKQWYRAKVLGYSSDKGVCVGYLDFGNCEEVGLERLQPISSSLLALPMQAMRCGLAGVQPICKTWSEECLLTLQRRVSNRILRIEIQAADEGKALVAMIDEASDPQANMAELLISAGFGAPAPVGTIADERVDQTTAAEPDVPTPTSEPLVWSCANLPCDGQTVALLTSLVENPGEFYCHIDSPADHQRLLELMTELKQHCEADATPFELKVGEPCCAMFPGHKEWYRAMVKGFCENLVSVSFVDFGYTMNVERSHLRVITPQLLTLPFQAIRCFLAGVEPLGSEWSSEAILWFQSLVDGVHLSARVLSFTTQGYGVKLESRGQNVAVALHLECLAKISGTMHETPVTTGSGPNCQENMKGNNYSQIHLQAFDHTGAASKEIPIERLGGTSSEVPSFPVDWKTEELPPNKTFQASFAAFTSPSLFYLFAFSQVDKQKLQEVMMEVAAYCTNNWSPLSLPLTKPAPGAACCAQFSADNNWYRAVVLETGESEIKVIYADYGNTANVPLSWILPIPAHLLQLPFQIVRCTLAGKEHFPATWSEEVLQMFRSFLLNGALATVRSFDGCANVLSLTLPTERGGGDLTAMILKELQVQGENSPYLTIPHMSGLTDSGTPVRSATTPPDSPEPRSKPETQKRPENTSVNRALTVTPQRTPQREQPNTISSAVSLSDPGTTRQTGPSSQNSNNPQTSSCCSCCQRRNSQMDHLVHLMQELINLHSSTS, from the exons ATGTGCCTTAATGTGACACTAGCCAACTTTAAACTCATCCTGCCCTTTTCGAACGTCGTATGTGCGCATGTGCAAACTACCTGCCACACGTGTTCAG CAATGAAACCGACGTTTCTCCCAAACACGATTCGGCCTAACCCGCCCTTGAGGAAACCGTCCTCGCATCCCGTGGACCCGTTCCCCGCCGTGTCTCCCCCGGGACCCGTCGCCATGTCCGGGGCAAAAGCAGCAGGTCCTGCATTCGGGCAAA gtCCCATCCTTTCACTTTTCGACAAGAATAAAGCTGCA ATAACAGGCCCCACTTTATCTGCAGTGGCCATGCACCTCTGCAGTAATTGTGGCCATCAAG GAAATTTCCGATGCAAGCGTTGCAAGAAGACCTTTTACTGCTCCGTGGCTTGTCAGACAGAAGATtggaagaaacacaaagacatatGCAAATCCATTGGTTCAGAGCCTGTAAT CGAGAAATCTAAGGAAAGCAGCACTTTTTCAAACATAGTCGCGCCATTGAAG AATGCTGGTATTTCCAGCTCACAGAGGGTCTATTTGAAAGACCTGCAAGTGACTGAATTTGTAAAGGAAAAAGACATCCAG GCATCTGTTGCGGAGTTCTACAACCCTGGCAGGTTTTTTATATATCCTCAAAGCTCTGTCCTTCTGGACACTCTGCGGAGCATTGGAAGCGAACTTCAGAAAACGTACAGCCGCCCTACAGTAGTGTCATATGTCCCCTTCGCTGGCGAGGTTTGCGCAGCACAGTACTCCTGTGATATG CACTGGTACAGAGGTCTTGTCCAGAGTTTGTCCACTGACCACAAAATGGCCAACATTCTTTACATTGACTTTGGCAATGAAGAGGACGTACCTGTGGAGAGGATCAGGCCCCTGGCTTCTAATTTCAAGCAGTTCTGTCCATGC GCAATACAGTGCCGCATTGCTGGGGTTGAGCCGGTGGGTGACAACTGGTCAGATGAATGCTGTTTTGCAGTTAGACAGATGTTGGCTGGAAAAGCCATAAGTGTGAGACTGGTGGACATTCTagaaaacctcattcatgtggtGGATGTCCAGCTTTCTGTGG GAAAGCAACTGAGCACATTTCTCATTGAGCACAGTTATGCAGCAGAGGACACAGTCAGCGGAAGTCTGACTGAGCAGGACATAA AAGATATTGAGAGTGCTTCCTGGGATAACTTTAAACTTCAGTCCAGCGGGACAGATGACAACAGCTGGGCTCAGCCTCCTGAGCCACTGACACAGGCTGTGGGTGACTCCTTTTCTGTAGTGGTAACTCATTTCCAGTCACCCAGTGAAATTACTGTGCAGAAGTTGGACAATGCTC GTTTGATTCAAGAGTTGCAATTACAGCTGAGGGAACACTGCAATCAAGTCCCTTCCTCACAGAACTTCAGGCCAGCACCTGGAACAGTTTGTTGTGCCCAGTTCTCAG AGGACAAGCAGTGGTACAGGGCAAAGGTTTTGGGTTATTCATCAGATAAAGGCGTTTGTGTTGGCTACCTTGACTTTGGCAACTGTGAGGAGGTTGGTCTAGAACGGCTGCAACCTATCAGCTCTTCTCTGCTGGCCCTTCCCATGCAGGCAATGCGTTGTGGATTAGCAG GGGTACAGCCCATTTGTAAGACCTGGTCAGAGGAATGCCTGCTGACCCTGCAGCGAAGGGTTTCGAACAGAATTCTGCGCATTGAGATCCAGGCTGCTGATGAGGGCAAGGCCTTGGTGGCCATGATTGATGAAGCTAGTGATCCTCAGGCTAATatggcagagctgctgatctCTGCTGGTTTTGGAGCACCTGCTCCTGTTGGCACTATTGCTGACGAGCGGGTTGACCAGACAACTGCTGCAGAACCTGATG TTCCTACACCAACCAGTGAACCTCTGGTGTGGTCTTGCGCTAATCTACCCTGCGATGGCCAGACAGTGGCACTGTTAACCAGCCTCGTGGAGAACCCTGGGGAGTTTTACTGCCACATCGACAGTCCTGCAG atcaTCAGCGGCTGTTGGAGCTGATGACTGAATTGAAACAACATTGTGAGGCAGATGCAACGCCTTTTGAGCTCAAAGTGGGAGAACCTTGTTGTGCCATGTTCCCAG GTCATAAAGAGTGGTATCGGGCTATGGTGAAAGGGTTTTGTGAAAACTTGGTCTCTGTCAGCTTTGTGGACTTTGGCTACACCATGAATGTGGAAAGGAGCCACCTTAGAGTAATTACACCTCAGCTTCTGACTCTACCTTTCCAGGCAATTCGATGCTTTCTAGCAG GTGTGGAACCCCTGGGTTCTGAGTGGAGCAGTGAAGCCATCCTGTGGTTCCAGTCTCTGGTGGATGGTGTACATCTCTCTGCCCGTGTCCTGTCTTTCACTACACAGGGTTATGGTGTGAAGCTCGAGAGCCGAGGGCAGAATGTGGCAGTTGCCTTACACTTGGAGTGTCTAGCCAAAATCTCTGGAACAATGCACGAGACTCCTGTGACAACAGGCTCTGGGCCAAACTGCCAGGAGAATATGAAGGGAAATAATTACAGCCAAATACATTTGCAAGCTTTTGACCACACAGGAGCCGCTTCTAAGGAGATTCCAATTGAAAGGCTGGGAGGAACATCATCAGAAG TTCCATCTTTTCCAGTGGACTGGAAGACGGAAGAGCTGCCTCCTAACAAGACATTTCAGGCGTCTTTTGCAGCTTTCACAAGTCCCTCCCTGTTCTACCTGTTTGCCTTCAGCCAAG TGGACAAGCAGAAGCTTCAGGAGGTGATGATGGAAGTGGCTGCCTACTGCACTAACAACTGGTCACCTTTATCGCTCCCTCTGACCAAACCTGCTCCTGGGGCAGCATGTTGTGCCCAGTTCTCTG CTGACAATAATTGGTACCGTGCCGTTGTTCTGGAGACTGGTGAAAGTGAGATAAAAGTCATTTATGCAGATTATGGGAACACTGCAAACGTGCCGTTATCTTGGATTTTGCCCATCCCTgcccacctgctgcagcttccttttCAGATCGTCCGCTGCACCCTTGCTG GTAAGGAGCACTTTCCTGCGACGTGGTCGGAGGAAGTGCTGCAGATGTTCCGAAGCTTCCTGCTGAATGGCGCTCTGGCCACTGTCCGTTCATTCGACGGCTGTGCCAACGTGCTTTCACTCACTCTTCCTACTGAAAGAGGCGGAGGGGACCTCACAGCCATGATCTTGAAGGAACTACAGGTCCAAGGGGAGAACAGTCCTTACCTCACCATCCCCCACATGTCTGGGCTAACGGACAGCGGCACACCTGTCCGCAGTGCTACAACTCCACCCGACAGCCCTGAACCCAGGTCAAAACCTGAAACCCAGAAGAGGCCAGAAAATACAAGTGTCAACAGGGCTCTGACCGTGACCCCACAGCGAACACCCCAGCGTGAACAGCCCAATACCATCAGCTCTGCAGTGTCACTTAGTG ATCCTGGGACTACAAGGCAAACAGGGCCATCGTCTCAGAACTCCAACA ATCCTcagacctccagctgctgcagctgctgtcagagacGAAACTCTCAG ATGGACCACTTGGTACATTTAATGCAAGAGCTTATTAACCTTCACTCATCAACTTCTtag
- the vwa2 gene encoding von Willebrand factor A domain-containing protein 2 isoform X1 — protein MCQWVTVPPDVQLQPSLHSSFTAVKDVLQHTSKADGISSRQNRARCACTDGSVQSSVSTVAHQRIKVTCVTDPHKGVPTCSVLHRSPSRCCCCCFSKQGSSTQEIRTSRENLVKIDAAADVMQCSAAMDVLFLLDGSYSVGKGGFERSKHYAVKLCQALVTGPDQVRVGLIQFGSAPRLEFALDSHASKQELKKRIKNVSYRGGGTQTGLALKYILRKGFPGGRNSSSAAQILVLLSDGKSQGSAVQAAAQLKRTGVVLFAVGLRYPRWEELHALASEPPEAHVFFAEHFRDAVNGLYTTLTASSVCDASPPGCRAEPFACERRTLETVKELQGNFMCWKGSEGSAPYTSVCPHYRYSRVYRRHPSVCQRTLCADPCDSQPCLNGGTCVSEGPEGYRCVCPPGYGGDPLCAPALSLDCSVDLLFLLEGSAATTLEGFLRIKSFLKRFLQTVIGSDSPSKVGLAVFGGETRVDVPVGKFKGDLRALLKAVDALQLMGGRTLTGQALRHVTRHGFVSAPVFADVADDLPRVVVLLTATSAADEVVEPSKYARDREIFLIGVGPERLKEELNNITGNPQRTLTYTSPDRFTAKIPELRAKICSVDTQGCLGQAVDLVFALDASGGVGRENFATLRDFVRSLTVQFDINRDVAQVALVAYGRRATTVFRLDAHDSGSAVLKAVGEAGYAGGAASTGTALLHVHAGVLTVAQGARPGVNKAVVVVTDGSGGDDAAVPAQKIRDDGVSLFVIGIGDVQREKLLQIAGSEERVISVPFYEDLKYFEDVLVQMLCSEVKKPVNLCKPNPCMNAGVCVLSGGSYRCRCQNYEGPHCETKSSTPSRGDLPRAAALQKKSRKKKSHQELLHHYKLHRRRSSA, from the exons ATGTGTCAGTGGGTCACCGTTCCCCCAGACGTGCAGCTACAGCCCTCGCTGCATTCTTCATTCACTGCTGTGAAGGACGTGCTCCAGCACACTTCAAAAGCAGACGGCATCTCGTCCAGACAAAACAGGGCCCGATGCGCGTGCACCGACGGCTCGGTGCAGTCGAGTGTGTCGACTGTTGCCCACCAGCGGATCAAGGTGACTTGTGTTACAGACCCACACAAAG GTGTCCCAACATGCTCCGTGTTACACCGCTCTCCCTcccgttgctgctgctgctgcttttccaag CAGGGCTCGTCCACGCAGGAGATCCGAACCAGCCGCGAGAACCTGGTGAAGATCGACGCGGCAGCAGACG TGATGCAGTGCTCAGCAGCGATGgacgtcctcttcctcctggacGGCTCCTACAGCGTGGGGAAGGGCGGCTTCGAGCGGTCCAAGCACTATGCAGTCAAGCTGTGTCAGGCGCTGGTTACAGGACCGGACcag GTGCGGGTCGGCCTGATTCAGTTCGGTTCTGCTCCTCGACTGGAGTTCGCCCTGGACTCGCACGCCTCCAAACAGGAACTGAAGAAGCGCATCAAGAATGTTTCCTACAG GGGCGGCGGCACCCAGACGGGCCTGGCGCTGAAGTACATCCTGAGGAAGGGTTTCCCAGGCGGCCGCAACTCCTCCAGCGCGGCCCAGATCCTGGTCCTGCTGTCCGACGGGAAGTCCCAGGGCAGCGCCGTGCAGGCGGCGGCTCAGCTCAAACGGACCGGCGTGGTTCTGTTTGCCGTGGGCCTCCGCTACCCCAG ATGGGAGGAGCTCCACGCTCTGGCCAGCGAGCCGCCGGAGGCCCACGTCTTCTTCGCCGAGCATTTCCGGGACGCCGTCAACGGCCTGTACACGACGCTGACCGCCTCCTCCGTCTGTGACGCCTCCCCTCCAG GCTGCCGGGCGGAGCCGTTCGCCTGCGAGCGGAGGACGCTGGAGAccgtgaaggagctgcaggggaACTTCATGTGTTGGAAAGGCTCCGAGGGCTCCGCCCCGTACACGTCGGTCTGCCCCCATTACAG GTACAGCCGGGTTTACAGGAGACATCCGTCCGTTTGCCAGCGAACTCTCTGCGCAG ACCCCTGTGACTCTCAGCCGTGTCTGAATGGTGGGACCTGTGTGTCAGAAGGTCCGGAGGGCTACCGCTGCGTGTGCCCCCCCGGCTATGGAGGAGACCCACTCTGTG CTCCTGCGTTGTCCCTGGACTGCTCCGTGGACCTGCTCTTCCTGCTGGAGGGCTCTGCTGCCACCACCCTGGAGGGTTTCCTGCGCATCAAATCCTTCTTAAAGCGCTTCCTGCAGACGGTGATCGGCTCCGACAGCCCCAGTAAAGTCGGCCTGGCGGTGTTCGGCGGAGAAACACGCGTGGACGTCCCGGTTGGCAAGTTCAAAGGGGACCTGAGGGCCCTGCTCAAGGCCGTGGATGCGCTCCAGCTGATGGGGGGCCGGACCCTGACCGGCCAGGCCCTTCGCCACGTCACGCGCCACGGCTTTGTGAGCGCGCCGGTCTTCGCCGACGTCGCCGACGACCTTCCTCGCGTGGTGGTCCTGCTGACGGCCACGTCTGCCGCCGACGAGGTCGTGGAGCCTTCAAAATATGCGCGCGACAGGGAAATCTTCCTCATTGGGGTGGGACCGGAGCGCTTAAAGGAGGAGTTGAATAATATCACGGGAAACCCCCAGAGGACGCTGACCTACACATCACCCGACAGGTTCACCGCCAAGATCCCTGAGCTCAGGGCCAAAATCTGCAGTGTGGACACACAAG GTTGTCTGGGCCAAGCTGTGGACTTGGTGTTCGCCCTGGACGCCTCCGGCGGCGTCGGCCGTGAGAACTTTGCCACGCTCCGGGACTTCGTGCGCAGCCTCACGGTCCAGTTCGACATCAACCGCGACGTGGCCCAGGTGGCCCTGGTGGCCTACGGCCGGCGAGCCACCACCGTGTTCCGCCTGGACGCCCACGACTCCGGCTCCGCCGTCCTCAAGGCCGTCGGCGAGGCCGGCTACGCGGGCGGCGCGGCCTCCACCGGCACCGCGCTGCTGCACGTCCACGCCGGCGTGCTGACGGTGGCCCAGGGGGCGCGGCCTGGGGTCAACAAGGCCGTGGTGGTGGTGACGGACGGCTCGGGGGGCGACGACGCCGCCGTGCCGGCGCAGAAGATCCGGGACGACGGCGTGTCGCTGTTCGTGATCGGCATCGGCGACGTGcagagggagaagctgctgcagatcgcCGGGTCGGAGGAGCGCGTGATCTCGGTGCCGTTTTACGAGGATCTCAAGTACTTCGAGGACGTGCTCGTCCAGATGCTGTGTTCAG AGGTCAAGAAACCAGTAAACCTGTGCAAACCCAACCCTTGCATGAACGCCGGGGTGTGCGTCCTGTCCGGGGGGAGCTACCGGTGCCGCTGCCAAAACTACGAAGGGCCGCACTGCGAAACCA AGAGCAGCACGCCTTCAAGGGGCGATCTGCCCAGGGCTGCGGCgctgcagaagaagagcaggaagaagaagagccaCCAGGAGCTCCTGCATCACTACAAACTGCACCGGAGGAGAAGTTCTGCCTGA
- the vwa2 gene encoding von Willebrand factor A domain-containing protein 2 isoform X2, with the protein MLQTLLPSEPLSVYHSRCPNMLRVTPLSLPLLLLLLFQVQQGSSTQEIRTSRENLVKIDAAADVMQCSAAMDVLFLLDGSYSVGKGGFERSKHYAVKLCQALVTGPDQVRVGLIQFGSAPRLEFALDSHASKQELKKRIKNVSYRGGGTQTGLALKYILRKGFPGGRNSSSAAQILVLLSDGKSQGSAVQAAAQLKRTGVVLFAVGLRYPRWEELHALASEPPEAHVFFAEHFRDAVNGLYTTLTASSVCDASPPGCRAEPFACERRTLETVKELQGNFMCWKGSEGSAPYTSVCPHYRYSRVYRRHPSVCQRTLCADPCDSQPCLNGGTCVSEGPEGYRCVCPPGYGGDPLCAPALSLDCSVDLLFLLEGSAATTLEGFLRIKSFLKRFLQTVIGSDSPSKVGLAVFGGETRVDVPVGKFKGDLRALLKAVDALQLMGGRTLTGQALRHVTRHGFVSAPVFADVADDLPRVVVLLTATSAADEVVEPSKYARDREIFLIGVGPERLKEELNNITGNPQRTLTYTSPDRFTAKIPELRAKICSVDTQGCLGQAVDLVFALDASGGVGRENFATLRDFVRSLTVQFDINRDVAQVALVAYGRRATTVFRLDAHDSGSAVLKAVGEAGYAGGAASTGTALLHVHAGVLTVAQGARPGVNKAVVVVTDGSGGDDAAVPAQKIRDDGVSLFVIGIGDVQREKLLQIAGSEERVISVPFYEDLKYFEDVLVQMLCSEVKKPVNLCKPNPCMNAGVCVLSGGSYRCRCQNYEGPHCETKSSTPSRGDLPRAAALQKKSRKKKSHQELLHHYKLHRRRSSA; encoded by the exons ATGTTACAAACCCTCCTTCCCTCTGAGCCTTTATCTGTTTATCATTCCAGGTGTCCCAACATGCTCCGTGTTACACCGCTCTCCCTcccgttgctgctgctgctgcttttccaag TGCAGCAGGGCTCGTCCACGCAGGAGATCCGAACCAGCCGCGAGAACCTGGTGAAGATCGACGCGGCAGCAGACG TGATGCAGTGCTCAGCAGCGATGgacgtcctcttcctcctggacGGCTCCTACAGCGTGGGGAAGGGCGGCTTCGAGCGGTCCAAGCACTATGCAGTCAAGCTGTGTCAGGCGCTGGTTACAGGACCGGACcag GTGCGGGTCGGCCTGATTCAGTTCGGTTCTGCTCCTCGACTGGAGTTCGCCCTGGACTCGCACGCCTCCAAACAGGAACTGAAGAAGCGCATCAAGAATGTTTCCTACAG GGGCGGCGGCACCCAGACGGGCCTGGCGCTGAAGTACATCCTGAGGAAGGGTTTCCCAGGCGGCCGCAACTCCTCCAGCGCGGCCCAGATCCTGGTCCTGCTGTCCGACGGGAAGTCCCAGGGCAGCGCCGTGCAGGCGGCGGCTCAGCTCAAACGGACCGGCGTGGTTCTGTTTGCCGTGGGCCTCCGCTACCCCAG ATGGGAGGAGCTCCACGCTCTGGCCAGCGAGCCGCCGGAGGCCCACGTCTTCTTCGCCGAGCATTTCCGGGACGCCGTCAACGGCCTGTACACGACGCTGACCGCCTCCTCCGTCTGTGACGCCTCCCCTCCAG GCTGCCGGGCGGAGCCGTTCGCCTGCGAGCGGAGGACGCTGGAGAccgtgaaggagctgcaggggaACTTCATGTGTTGGAAAGGCTCCGAGGGCTCCGCCCCGTACACGTCGGTCTGCCCCCATTACAG GTACAGCCGGGTTTACAGGAGACATCCGTCCGTTTGCCAGCGAACTCTCTGCGCAG ACCCCTGTGACTCTCAGCCGTGTCTGAATGGTGGGACCTGTGTGTCAGAAGGTCCGGAGGGCTACCGCTGCGTGTGCCCCCCCGGCTATGGAGGAGACCCACTCTGTG CTCCTGCGTTGTCCCTGGACTGCTCCGTGGACCTGCTCTTCCTGCTGGAGGGCTCTGCTGCCACCACCCTGGAGGGTTTCCTGCGCATCAAATCCTTCTTAAAGCGCTTCCTGCAGACGGTGATCGGCTCCGACAGCCCCAGTAAAGTCGGCCTGGCGGTGTTCGGCGGAGAAACACGCGTGGACGTCCCGGTTGGCAAGTTCAAAGGGGACCTGAGGGCCCTGCTCAAGGCCGTGGATGCGCTCCAGCTGATGGGGGGCCGGACCCTGACCGGCCAGGCCCTTCGCCACGTCACGCGCCACGGCTTTGTGAGCGCGCCGGTCTTCGCCGACGTCGCCGACGACCTTCCTCGCGTGGTGGTCCTGCTGACGGCCACGTCTGCCGCCGACGAGGTCGTGGAGCCTTCAAAATATGCGCGCGACAGGGAAATCTTCCTCATTGGGGTGGGACCGGAGCGCTTAAAGGAGGAGTTGAATAATATCACGGGAAACCCCCAGAGGACGCTGACCTACACATCACCCGACAGGTTCACCGCCAAGATCCCTGAGCTCAGGGCCAAAATCTGCAGTGTGGACACACAAG GTTGTCTGGGCCAAGCTGTGGACTTGGTGTTCGCCCTGGACGCCTCCGGCGGCGTCGGCCGTGAGAACTTTGCCACGCTCCGGGACTTCGTGCGCAGCCTCACGGTCCAGTTCGACATCAACCGCGACGTGGCCCAGGTGGCCCTGGTGGCCTACGGCCGGCGAGCCACCACCGTGTTCCGCCTGGACGCCCACGACTCCGGCTCCGCCGTCCTCAAGGCCGTCGGCGAGGCCGGCTACGCGGGCGGCGCGGCCTCCACCGGCACCGCGCTGCTGCACGTCCACGCCGGCGTGCTGACGGTGGCCCAGGGGGCGCGGCCTGGGGTCAACAAGGCCGTGGTGGTGGTGACGGACGGCTCGGGGGGCGACGACGCCGCCGTGCCGGCGCAGAAGATCCGGGACGACGGCGTGTCGCTGTTCGTGATCGGCATCGGCGACGTGcagagggagaagctgctgcagatcgcCGGGTCGGAGGAGCGCGTGATCTCGGTGCCGTTTTACGAGGATCTCAAGTACTTCGAGGACGTGCTCGTCCAGATGCTGTGTTCAG AGGTCAAGAAACCAGTAAACCTGTGCAAACCCAACCCTTGCATGAACGCCGGGGTGTGCGTCCTGTCCGGGGGGAGCTACCGGTGCCGCTGCCAAAACTACGAAGGGCCGCACTGCGAAACCA AGAGCAGCACGCCTTCAAGGGGCGATCTGCCCAGGGCTGCGGCgctgcagaagaagagcaggaagaagaagagccaCCAGGAGCTCCTGCATCACTACAAACTGCACCGGAGGAGAAGTTCTGCCTGA